From Lolium perenne isolate Kyuss_39 chromosome 5, Kyuss_2.0, whole genome shotgun sequence, a single genomic window includes:
- the LOC139831536 gene encoding uncharacterized protein, producing the protein MNFLSLNCRGLGADAAVGELRDLCRSYNPSVLFLCETKKRSKEMDKLKWSLGFPNGVSVDCDGRSGGLALWWKEGVEVSVRPWCQLYINAKITYEGKTWRFTGVYGEPRTELRSRTWEALRYLRMQDDLPWLCVRDFNEILVATEQCGGNSRSHAQMEAFRHSLEFCGL; encoded by the coding sequence ATGAATTTCTTGAGTCTAAACTGCCGCGGTTTGGGGGCTGACGCGGCAGTAGGCGAGTTAAGGGACCTGTGCAGGTCTTACAACCCCTCAGTTCTGTTCCTCTGTGAGACAAAAAAGAGATCAAAAGAGATGGACAAGCTGAAATGGAGTCTTGGTTTTCCCAATGGTGTCTCTGTCGACTGTGATGGTAGAAGTGGTGGGCTTGCGCTATGGTGGAAGGAAGGTGTCGAGGTTTCCGTGCGGCCCTGGTGCCAGCTGTATATCAATGCCAAAATTACTTACGAAGGAAAAACCTGGCGGTTCACCGGTGTCTATGGGGAGCCAAGAACCGAGTTAAGATCACGGACGTGGGAGGCTCTTAGGTACCTCCGGATGCAAGATGACTTACCTTGGTTATGTGTGCGAGATTTCAATGAGATCCTTGTTGCTACTGAGCAATGTGGAGGTAATTCAAGGAGCCATGCACAGATGGAAGCGTTTCGGCACAGCCTGGAGTTCTGTGGCCTCTAA